The nucleotide sequence GCAGACGTTCTGCCACCAGGAACAATACGATCGGCCAACCGACCATAAAGCCCAGTGAATACAGCAAGCCATCAAAGCCTGACAGGAACACCATCGCGGAAATACCCAGGAATGATGCTGCTGACATATAGTCACCGGCAATCGCCAGGCCATTCTGGAAACCAGAAATACCGCCACCGGCCGTATAGAAATCTGTGGTGCTGGTGGTTTGTTTCGCTGCCCATTTGGTAATGAACAGTGTTGCACCGACGAAAATCACAAACATGATAATCGCGTGCCAGTTGGTCGCCTGCTGTTCTGCTGCACCCAGATCAGGACCAGCGAAAGCCATACCTGAGGCCATTGCAGTTGCAGCAAGAGCAATAAGAGAATTCCATTTCATCTTAGTGGTGTCCTTTTTCATGAGCAATCGCTTCGACTTCACGGATTGCTTCTTCAGTCAATTGATCAAGTTTGTTATTGGCAATGTAGGAATACACACCACACAAGATAAACGACAGGACAATGATACCCAGACCGAGTGGAATACCCCACGTAGTCACACCACCTGAAATTGAAGACAATAGAAATTCTTTGTTGTAACCAACCAGCAACATGAAACCCACATAGACAAATAGCATAATGCCGGTCAACGTCCAGCTGAGCATACTTTTCTTGCGGACCATTTCCTTGAATTTTGGATTTTGTAGAATACGATCTACTTGTACCTCATCCATAATTACTACTCCTGTAGCCCAACCTTGGGCTGCCTATTTTTTAATTCGAATTATCACTGTTGCAAGTTAACAATAATCGTAGGTGCTTGTAATTTAGACTTTGGTCGTTAAAAAATGATCAATTTAAACTGTAGCGTTCACGATGCGTTATCATAGCGGCATGCTCAGTACACATCAGGCTATATGAACAGTTGGCTCATCATAGGGGTACTCGCCCTCTATATCGCATTACTCTTTATCTGCGCTTTCTACGGGGAAAAACATGCCAGCCGGCTGAGTACCCGTGGGCGTATGCTATTGTTTAGTTTAACTTTAGGAGTGTACTGCTCCTCCTGGACCTTTTACGGCGCCACGGGTGCTGCGGTACGTGAAGGGATTATTTTCCTGCCGATCTATCTGGGTCCGCTACTCTTTGTTGCTGTCGGCTATGACATCTGGCGCCGTCTGGGACGGGTGAGACAGCATCATGCCATTTCTTCGATCGCTGACTTTGTCGCAGCACGCTATGGTAAAAGTGGTCCCCTCGCCTCGCTGGTAACCATTCTGGCGGTGGTAGCGATTGTGCCTTATCTGGCCTTGCAGTTACGTGCGATTGCCTTAAGTGCCGCCGTCATCCTGGAACCTTCCGCAGGTGTAACCGGCACGACCAATGGCGTGCTGTTTCTGACTGGGGTTCTGGCGATACTGGCGATGATGTTTGGTACCCGGCAGATTGCCAATACTGAACAGCATGGCGGGTTGATGCTGGCCGTGGCATTTGAGTCTTTTGTTAAACTTTTTGCCCTGTTGGCAGTTGCCTGTTTCTTTATGTTTGAAGCACCAGAAAATCTGGCACAGATCAGTAGCGATATCAGTACCACTTTTCATGATGTGCAACTGTTTGGCGTACCACAAAGTTTCTGGATTCAGACCTTGCTGGCGGCACTGGCCATTATCTGCCTGCCGCGCCAGTTCCATGTAGCGGTGGTTGAGCTGCGCGATGAAAAACATATCCGCGGTGCGCGGCGCTGGTTTGCGGTCTATTTGATTCTGACTACCCTGGCGATTATTCCCATTGCCAGCTGGGCGCTACATGCTGCACCACAATACCTGGCCATTCCGGATGTGGCGGTACTCTCTTTGCCACTCAGCTATAATCAGGACTGGCTCACTTTATTAGCCTTCTTGGGTGGTTTCTCTGCCTCTACCGGGATGCTGCTGGTGTCTTCCGTGGCACTGTCAATCATGCTCAGTAATGACCTGATCATGCCGGCGTTGTGGCGCTTAAAGCTGATTTCCCGGCATGACAAACGCTTGCCGCTGGTGCTGAAATTTACCCGCCGGGTCTGTATTCTGGGCGTGATGTTGATGGGCTTCCTGTTCTTCAATTTCTTTAATGATATTGACCAGTTGTCGGTTTTTGGTCTGTTGGCATTTAGTGCGGTGGCACAATTCGCCCCTGCCCTGATCGGTGGCCTGTACTGGCGTGGCGGTAGTAAACAGGGTGTCTATGCTGGACTCCTGACCGGTTTTGCCTTGTGGGCTTATACCCTGCTGTTTCCAACCATTTTGCGAAGCCTGCCAGAAGCCTATAGCAGCTTTAGCCAAAGCTTGCTGAATCAAGGGCCTTTTGGCTGGAACTGGTTAAGACCGGAAGCCCTGATCGGTTTTGAGTCTTTTGATCCACTGACGCATGGCGTAGTTTGGGCACTGGGCTTAAATACCCTGCTGTATATCTGGATTTCCCGTATTTTCCGTCCGAGTATTGCCGAACAGATTCAAGCCGAAAGTTTCTTCTATTATGAAACCAAGCCACTACCCTCGCAGAGTCCTTCTAACGAGGTCAGCTATTCGCATCAGGATGTCGCCCGTTTAAAAGTCGGTGATCTGATTACCCTGGCTAAACGCATTACCGGCGAAGGCCCAACCACACGCGCTTTCCAGCAGTTCTGCACCCAAAACAGTGTTGAGCTGAATGAAAACAGCAGTGCCAATGGCATGTGGTGGCGTTTCACCGAACAGTATCTGGCGGGGACTATCGGGGCAGCCTCGGCACGTACCCTGTTGACCACAGCTATGGTTAATAATGGTTTGGCATTGGGTCAGGTCGCCAATATTCTCGATCAGGCCTCGCAATGGCAACGCTTTAATCAGAACCTGATCATGACCATGATTGATCACATGACCCAAGGGGTCAGCGTAGTTGATGAAAATATGTGCCTGGTAGCCTGGAACAATCAATATCTGAAACTGTTCGATTATCCGACCGATATTGTCTATGTCGGTTGTCCAATCGCAGACCTGATCCGTTATAACGCTGAACGTGGTGAATGTGGCCCGGGCTCGGTTGAAGAACATGTACGGAAACGGATTCACTGGATGCAGGTCGGCAGTGCCCATGAATTTGAACGGATTCGTAAAGATGGCCGCGTCATTCAGATGCGCGGCAATCCGATCGAAGGCGGCGGGTTCGTTACCACTTTCGCCGATATTACTGCCTTCCGTGAAAATGAAGCCGTGCTTGAAGCCCGCGTTCAGGACCGTACCCAGCAGCTGGCCGATGCATTGTCCGAGCAGCAACTGGCGCGTGAACAGGCCGATAAGGCCAATATGTCAAAAAGCCGCTTCATTGCAGCCGCCAGTCATGACCTGTTGCAGCCAATGCATGCCGCGCGCCTGTTCAGTACCGCACTCGAACAAAGTGTGCAGAATGATGAAGACCGCAAGACCTTACAACAACTGGATCGTGCTTTGCATGGTGCAGAAAGCATGTTGTCTGCCCTGCTGGATATTGCCCGACTGGAAGGCGGCACCATTCAGCCGAAACGTCAGGCTTATCCGCTGCATGACCTGCTCAGCGATCTGGAACTCCAGTTCAAATCCATCGCTGCACAGCGTGGTATCAAGTTCAGTGTGCATGATGCACAGTTCTGGATTGATACCGATCCACAATGGATTCGCCGCATTATCCAGAACTTTGTCAGCAATGCGTTGCGTTATACTGCCAGAGGTAAAGTGGTGGTCGGTGTATTACGTTCGAGCAGCAGACCGAATCATATCCGTATTGGCGTCTGGGATACTGGCCCGGGCATTGCCGAAGAACAGCGCATCAAACTGTTTCAGGAATTTGAACGTTGCGGCCACACCTCGCCTTGGGGTGAACAGGGTCTGGGCCTAGGTTTGGCGATCGTACAACGCATGACCAGCATGCTGGACTATCCGGTACATGTGTCTTCTGCGCTGGGTAAAGGTTCCTGCTTTATGATTGAAGTGCCTGTGATCGAAGCACCGAAAGTGGTCGCAGCACCGGTTCAGGCCGTACCTTTAAAGAGCAAAGCCTTTAAGATTCTATGTCTGGATAATGATGAAACCATTCTGGAAGGCATGTCGACCTTATTGACCAAATGGGGTTATCAGGTGTTTAAAGCCACTGAACCTGAACAAGCAGCCATGCTGATTCAGCAGGAAAATATTCAGGTCTGGCTGGTGGATCAACATCTGAATCAGGACAAGATCGGTCTGGATTTCATTCTGGAACATCGTTCGAAGGATATTCCGGTCGCATTGATTACCGCCGATTCCGATCCGGAATTGCCGCAACGTCTAAAAGAGCTAAACATTGTTCTGCTGAAAAAACCGCTGAAACCGGCCTCATTACGTTCATGGTTATCTGGACTGAAAATTTCCGACTCCTAAGTAGATAACGATCTGATCAATGCCCATTTCACACCCTGAAATGGGCATTTTTTATACTCAACTGCCACATAAACTTACCTAGCTTGCATAAAATTTATTCTAATGTGCTAAAAGCAGCAAATATGCCGAAAATACAGCTGAATAAATTGACCAAAATGCTCATTTTTTAATTCACTATGGCAAAAACTGACGAATGTATTAATGTACATGTGTACACTTAGTTACAATTAATTATCTTATTGTTTTTAATAAAAATTAAAGAGTAATTTTCCACTACTATAACTTTAGTCGTATTTTTATCCCTTGTACTTGGCTCTAAAAATAGAGGAATAAGAAACGATCAGTTCCCATCTCATGCAGCCTTAATTTTTTGGTCGCTGATCTATTTCTGCATATCGGAGTTCTTCACATGAACATAGATCAAAACCATGGCCTGAATCAGACCCAGCAGTTTCACCGTCAATATGGCGCCAATGCCTTATTGCCAAGCATTGACTGGGCACAGATCTTTAAATACAGCAAGCTGAATGATGCCCAGTATCAGGCACTGGAAACGCTGTATCAGAGTGCAGTCCCTCTGGCACTGCAAGTCTTTGATGAATTACATTTTGATGTCTTTGAACCTTATGCCTACAAGCCGCAAGGTCTGGGTCTATTTGAAAAGATTGCTGAACAGGAAGACAAGCTGATTCAGTCTTTAGAAGCTGAAACAGAGGATCTTCCGGCAAAGACCCGTCATCAGATCTGGAGCATGTTGCTGCGTGGTGGCGCGGTACTGGTCTTTAAGGCCTGGCTGGGTAAAGTCAAAAATGAAGAAGATTGTCTGGACACCAGCCAGTTTGATGAGCTGTCTGATCTGTTATTTATCAAAACCTGCCCACATGAACTGGCACAACGTTTACATGTCGATCCGAATACGCGCGACGAACATGTCTTCCTGATGTATGACAATGAAGTTTATCTGGATCGTTTTAACAGTCTGGAAACTGCAGCACTATTTGTCGATCTCGGTGTTTATGATGCGACTTTCCTGAGTCTGCGTGATGATCGCGTGGCGGAATATCTGAAATCGAAAGGTTATGTCACCGAAGAGCAGATTGACGAATTGCAATGTGCCTTAAATCCATTGTTTTGTGATGATTTCACCCGCAAGCAGGATTATATCGCCTAGCTGATTCAGGCCTTTGCACTCAATTTTGCAGATTTTGCCCATAAAAAAGACCTCCAAGGAGGTCTTTTTCAATTCGTATATGCAGAATTTACATTTTGCGGTCTTCAATATTCAGTGCATTAATGGCCAATACCGCTTGTGTCCGGTTTTGTACGCCAAGCTTACGGAAGATTGCAGTCACATGCGCTTTAATCGTCGCTTCTGATACATCCAGTTCATAAGCAATCTGCTTGTTTAATAAACCTTCAGCCACCATCATCAATACCCGGAACTGTTGCGGCGTCAAAGACTGGATCCGTTCTGCCAAAGCCGTTTCATCGGCAGCACGCGGATCAAAATTCATATTGGCTGGCAGATTTGGCGGTAACCAGATTTCACCTTCCAGCACTTCACGAATCGCTTCACCGATATGGCTTGGGTGAGCAGATTTAGGAATATAGCCCATCGCACCATGCGCGATCGCACGCTGGATGATGCTGACTTCTTCATGTGCAGACACAACAATAATCGGTAAAGACGGATACTGTGCGCGGACATGCACCAGGGCAGAAAAGCCGGAAGCGCCCGGCAGGTTTAAATCCAGCAGCACAAGATCAGGCTCAGGGCCATTTTCTAGACGTTCATAAAATTCATTGACTGCCGCAGTTTCATGAATCTGGGCTTGTGGCAGGCTATAACGTACAGCTTGAATCAAGGCATGACGAAATAGTGGATGATCATCAACGATTAAAATATTCATAGGCAACGTGAGAGAGATCTTGGCACGGTAGTCCCTATTCTAACCATACAACCCGGTTAAGGATATGCAAGACACTACAATTTTTAAAATAATATGCAGTTTTTCTTCAAAATTGCCCATTTTTGCACTATTGCAATAATTGTTTAATTCTCATCACTTTTTTATATATCACTTATTCCTCACTGAAAAAGCTTATCTTTATTCAATATAAATATAAATATCATTCACTTACCCACAAAAACTTCCTTAAAAATCAGGCCTTTGTCGTATATCGCAAAATCAGATAACTTTTCAGCTTTTCGTTATTTTACAGCCCTTCGCTGAATCGGGATTAATAGGGTCATTCCGAGATTAACCCTATTTTCAGGTTCTAAATATGTCTAATTTTAATGCGCAAAAACCCTTAAATATTGTTGCCGTATCTGGCGGTTTAAATCACCCCTCAAAAACCGAAGCCTTGGTTCAGGCCATTCTGGATGAGCTTGGGGAAGCGACACCAATCAATGTGCATTTCATTAAATTTAGTGAAATTGGTTCGCTCTTGGGCGGCGCGATTTATCGCAATCAGTTGCCGCAACGCGTTCAGAATGATCTGGCAGCAGTAGAAGCCGCAGATGCGCTGATTGTTGGCACTCCTGTGTACCGCGCTTCATTTACCGGCCTGTTCAAGCATTTCTTTGACTTTGTTGAGCAAACGGCGCTGGTCGATGTTCCGGTATTACTGGCAGCTTCTGGTGGCAGTGACCGTCATGCGCTAGTGCTTGAACATCAACTGCGTCCTTTATTCAGCTTCTTTCAGGCACAGACTTTACCGATTGGGGTCTATGCCACCGACCGCGATTTCACCCCTGAATATACCATTCACAGTGAATTGCTCCGCGACCGGATTACCCTGGCTGTGGCGCGTGCATTGCCGATTCTTGAATGGGCACCAGCCAAGGGACAACGTGCTGAAGTCATCAAAGAAAAAACCATTCAAGCGAGTCAAAATCTGGGCATTAACAAGCAGATCGAACAGGAAGAAGTGCTGCCTTCAGCAGCCGTGCCGAGCCTGGATGCCGCAGAATCGCGCTTGCACAGCAAGAAAGCACCAAAGACTCAAGTGGCTTGAACACAGCATTGCAGAGGGCGATGAATATGTCGAATGATAAAAATATCGTATTTGCCTATTGGGTGCCGAATGTCAGTGGTGGCCTGGTGGTTAGTAATATCGAGCAGCGCACCGACTGGAGCTATGACTATAACGTGCGTCTGGCACAAACCGCTGAACAGGCAGGCTTTGATTATGCCCTGACCCAGATCCGTTTTACTGCCGGCTATAACGCAGAAAACCAGCATGAATCGGTCAGCTTCAGTCATGGCATTCTGGCCAAAACTGAACGCCTGAAAGTCATTGCCGCGATTCTGCCGGGTCCATGGAAGCCGGCACTGGCTGCAAAACAACTGGCGACGATTGACCATCTGAGCAATGGCCGGATCGCGATCAATGTGGTCAGTGGCTGGTTCCGCGGTGAGTTTGATGCCATTGGTGAAGAATGGCCGGAACATGACGAGCGTTATGCCCGTTCGGGAGAGTTTATCCGTAGCCTGAAAGGGGTCTGGAGCCAGAATAACTTTAATTTTGAAGGTAAATATTATCAATTCAAAGACTATACCCTGAGTCCAAAACCGCTACAAAAACCGCATATTGAAATCTTTCAGGGCGGCAGTTCCCGGGCAGCACGTGATATGGCTTCTCGCGTATCTGACTGGTACTTCACCAATGGCAATACCCCGGAAGAGCTGAAAAAACAGATCGATGATATTCGTGAAAAAGCCAAGGCAAATCATCACTCGGTGAAAATCGGCGTAAATGCCTTTGTGATTGCACGGGATAGCGAAGAAGAAGCTCAGGCTGTATTGCAGGAAATTATTAGCAAGGCCAATGTGCAGGCAGTGAAATCTTTTGGTGAAGCGACCCGTGAAGCCGGCGCAGCAAGTCAGGAAGGTGAAGGCAACTGGGCCAAATCCACCTTTGAAGATCTGGTGCAATACAATGATGGTTTCCGCACCAATCTGATCGGAACACCGCAGCAGATTGCTGAACGGATTATCGAACTAAAAAAAGTGGGCGTAGATCTGATTCTGTCAGGCTTTTTGCACTTTATTGAAGAAGTCGAATATTTTGGCCAGAAGGTGCTGCCTTTGGTCCGTGAGCTTGAAGCACAACAGGCAACGCCTGTACAGCAAGAAGAAGCTGAGCCCGTATAATCCTTCCAATAAATCTCAGCAGATTCACTCCCCCCTCAAGGCTCGGCTTGGGGGATTTTTTTATGTGATAAAATTGTTGTCTGGCTAGGCTTAAGACCAGCAATTCCTTAAAATTCTGCACTAACGACTTTCCAAGAATTTTAACAATGCAACTGATCTGGTTTCGTCAAGACCTCCGCATTCATGATCATGCTGCGCTCTGGCATGCCACCCAGCAAGGCAGCTGTATAGCACTGGTGGTGCTCTCTCCTGAACAATGGAAGCGGCATCAGGATGCCCGGATTAAAATCGATTTTTATCTGCGCCGCCTCGACGTCTTAAAGCAGCAGTTAGCGCAGCTGAATATTCCATTAATCATTTTAAATGTTCCCTTATGGCAAGACCTGCCTGCTGAAATGCGAAGCCTGTGCCAAAAACTGCAGATTGATATGCTACATGCCAATATTGAAGTGGGCGTGAATGAACTGCAACGTGATGCACAGGTACAGCAGGTGCTGGAACAGCAGCAGATCCGGGTCGAGCTGTATCATGATCGCAGCCTGTTTCCACTGACCAGTATCCGCAATCAGTCCAATCAGCCCTATCAGATCTATAGCGCATTCAAGAAAAAGTGCTATGAACGACTGATTCAGAATATACCGGGCTGCTATCCTGCCATTCAGCTTCAAGATCCGCTTGAATTACCCGCTCAGTTGACCAGCTTTGATCTGGGAAAATTTGCAGTTGATTATAAGGTCGATCATATTGCCCAGTTCTGGCCTGCGCAGGATCAAGCTGCCTTTGAGCTGCTCGATGATTTTATCGGGGAGAAAATGGCTCACTATAAAACTGAGCGAGATCTACCTGCAGTCGATGGTACCAGCCGCCTGTCACCGTATCTGAATATCGGTATTCTCTCGATCCGTCAATGTATGCAGACCCTGTTTAAGGACGGATATTTCCAGATTGATAATATCGGTCAGCAGACTTGGCTAGATGAACTGCTCTGGCGCGAATTTTATCTGCATACCCTGTTTGATTTTCCCCGTGTATCCAGACATCGGCCTTTTAAGGAAAATACCGATAAAATCCAGTGGCGCAATGCACCAGATGATTTGGCTGCCTGGCAACAAGGACAAACCGGGATTCCGATTGTCGATGCTGGCATGCGGCAAATGCGAGCCATTGGCTGGATGCATAACCGGGTACGCATGATTACTGCAATGTTCCTGTGTAAAAACCTGCTGATAGACTGGCGCTTGGGAGAACGCTGGTTTATGCAGTATCTGATTGATGGTGATCTGGCGGCGAACAATGGCGGTTGGCAATGGTGTGCTTCGACCGGCATGGATGCCGTACCCTATTTCCGGATTTTTAACCCGGTCAGCCAGTCACAGAAGTTTGACCCGAATGGGGATTACATCCGTCAATGGGTGCCAGAACTGACACATCTGAATGCTAAATCTATTCATGAACCCTATGCTAAAAATCCGGATCTTGCACTGGATTATCCAAAACCGATTGTGGATTTAAAAGCCTCTCGTGTAAGAGCGATTGAAGCGTTTAAGCAAATTTAAAACCAAACTTTTTCATCCCGAATAAAACAGCCTCCGATAAAGAGGCTGTTTTATTTTTAGATCAGGAATAAAAACTCGGATCAGGCACTTTTCCAGTCAGCACCCATTCCCCCACTTCCTGATATTTATAATCGATCGGGTCATGCAAGGTCTGGGTGCGGACATTGCGCCAGAAACGGTCAAGATTGAGCTTGGCCGTGGTGGCCCGCGCACCCATCACCTGGAAAATATTCTGGGTAATATAGAGAGAGGTATTGGTTGCGGCAATTTTGGCTGTGGCAATGGCAACTGAGACTTCACCGCGCTGCTCAGCTGTTAAATCATTCCCAAGCTCCCAGGCTGCCTGTAAAGTCTGAACCGCTTTATCTGCCAGTAAGCGTACACTTTCCAGTTGTACATAAAACTCGGCAAAATGCTTCTGGATAAAAGGATCATTCACTGCATCGTCTGCCAGTGATTTGGACCAGGCTTTTTGGGTTTGTACGGTCTGCTTGGCGACGTCAAATGCCCCTTCTGCCACGCCCAAAAACAGATGCACAAAAATCAGCTGGGCAATCAAAGGCCGTAGACTGGAATATGGCGTACTCAGTGGACCGGGATTTAACAGCAATTCATCTTCATGAATGTTGACCTGCTCAAAATGGCTGGTACCACTGTCGGTCTGGCGTTGGCCCATATTGTTCCAGTCGCCCAGAAAGCTCACGCCCTCTCGCCAGGTAGGAATCACTCCTATCAGTAATTTTCCTGCTTCGTCATAACCTGAACACAGCAACATATCCGAATCAATCGAACCTGAGCAGAAGCTTTTATCACCATGGAAAATATATTCGTTTTCTGAAACTTTTGTAACTGTGGTGCGATGGTCCAGCGGATTTAGAGTATTACCCCAGAATAGATTATTTTGGGCAGTCTGTTCAAACCACGGGCCATATTGTTCCGATTGGGAAAATAATTGCACGGTCGCAATCAGCAAATGATGAAAGCCATAGACATGCGCCAATGAACTGTCGACTTGGGCTACAATTTGAATAGTTTTAAAAATGGTCTGCCAATCTGTCTCCTGACCGCCATACTGTTTTGGAATGGACAGGCCCAGCAAGCCACTCTGGCGAATCAGGTCACGTTCGGCTTTAGGATTCCCACCTTGCCGATCCCGCTCTGCTGCAGTCAAAGCAAAAATTTCAGCAAGTTTCTGGGCAATATCGACAGGAGACTGATTTAAATATGGGGATTGTGCATTCATTATTTTAACTCATGTTCAGCATGGAAACAGCTTAGCAGATCAGGGTACTGACCTGTATCCGAAAGCATGCAGAGCTTATGACTGATATAAAAATACCGGCAGAATGCCGGTATTGGAACCGCTTGAATTTAAACTTTATTACGCTGTACCTCTGCGATCAAATGATCCACCACCTGCGGTTCAGCCAGGGTTGAAGTATCTCCGAGACTATCCAGCTCATCGGCTGCAATTTTTCGCAGGATCCGCCGCATGATTTTGCCGGAGCGGGTTTTTGGCAAGGCCGGTGCCCAGTGCAAGGCGTCTGGTGTAGCCACTGGACCAAGAATCTTGCGTACCCAGCTGACCAGTTCTCCACGTAATTGATCTGAACTGGCAACATCAGCCTGCAAAGTCACAAAGGCACAAATGCCCTGACCTTTAATGTCATGCGGCATACCCACTACAGCGGCCTCAGCCACCGATTCATGCGCCACCAGTGCACTTTCAATTTCTGCAGTACCTAAACGGTGTCCGGATACATTCAGGACATCATCGACACGACCGGTAATCCAGTAATAACCATCTTTATCGCGACGCGCCCCATCTCCGGTAAAATAAGTACCGGGATAGGTAGAGAAATAAGCTTCAATAAAACGCTCCGGGTCTCCCCAAATGGTACGCATCTGACCCGGCCAGGAATCCTTAATCACCAGATTTCCCTCAGCTTCACCCTCCAGTTCCTTGCCATCGGCATCGACAATAGCCGGTTGTACCCCGAAGAAAGGCCGTGTCGCAGAACCTGGTTTTAAATCAGTCGCACCCGGCAATGGCGTAATCATAAAACCACCAGTTTCGGTTTGCCACCAGGTATCGATGACGGGACAGCGGCTTTCACCGACCACGGTGTAGTACCAGTTCCAGGCTTCCGGATTAATTGGCTCACCGACCGATCCTAAAATTCTCAGGCTGCTACGGTCACTTTCCCGTACAAAAGCATCGCCCTCACGCATCATGGCGCGGATCGCGGTCGGTGCAGTATAGAGAATGGTCACGTTATGCTTATCAACAATATGTCCAGTACGCGCCCAGCTTGGATATTGCGGCACACCTTCAAACATCACGGTGGTGGTACCATTCGAAAGTGGCCCATACAGTACATAGGAATGCCCGGTGATCCAGCCCACATCTGCGGTACACCAGAATACATCATCCTGCTTGATATCAAATGCTTCACGGAAGGTGCAATTCACATAGGTCAGATAACCGCCAGTGGTATGCATCACGCCCTTGGGCTTGCCGGTGGAACCTGAGGTATACAGGATAAACAGCGGATCTTCGGCATTCATCGGTTCGGGTGGACAGATGTCATTCACTGACATAATTTCCGTGTGATACCACAGATCACGTCCTTCCTGCATTTCAATTGGGTTACCGGTGCGGTGTACCACCATTACATTTTGAATCGAGTCTGTACCCGCCAGTTTCAGTGCTTCATCGACATTGGCTTTCAGTGGAATGGCCTTACCGCCGCGCATGCCGGAATCCGCAGTAATCACCATTTTCGCCTGACAGTCTTCAATCCGGCTGGCCAAAGAATCTGGCGAGAAACCACCAAATACCACGCAATGCA is from Acinetobacter lwoffii and encodes:
- a CDS encoding acyl-CoA dehydrogenase family protein — its product is MNAQSPYLNQSPVDIAQKLAEIFALTAAERDRQGGNPKAERDLIRQSGLLGLSIPKQYGGQETDWQTIFKTIQIVAQVDSSLAHVYGFHHLLIATVQLFSQSEQYGPWFEQTAQNNLFWGNTLNPLDHRTTVTKVSENEYIFHGDKSFCSGSIDSDMLLCSGYDEAGKLLIGVIPTWREGVSFLGDWNNMGQRQTDSGTSHFEQVNIHEDELLLNPGPLSTPYSSLRPLIAQLIFVHLFLGVAEGAFDVAKQTVQTQKAWSKSLADDAVNDPFIQKHFAEFYVQLESVRLLADKAVQTLQAAWELGNDLTAEQRGEVSVAIATAKIAATNTSLYITQNIFQVMGARATTAKLNLDRFWRNVRTQTLHDPIDYKYQEVGEWVLTGKVPDPSFYS
- the acs gene encoding acetate--CoA ligase, which produces MQEIYPVPEEFKKTARTLEDQYFERYQYSIEQPDKFWAEQAQRLDWIKPFTQVKNTSFNKDDFKIEWFADGQLNVSANCLDRHLKEHPYKPAIIWEGDHPSRHKIISFAELHDETCRFANVLKKNGIQKGDRVMLYMPMVSEAAIAMLACARIGAVHCVVFGGFSPDSLASRIEDCQAKMVITADSGMRGGKAIPLKANVDEALKLAGTDSIQNVMVVHRTGNPIEMQEGRDLWYHTEIMSVNDICPPEPMNAEDPLFILYTSGSTGKPKGVMHTTGGYLTYVNCTFREAFDIKQDDVFWCTADVGWITGHSYVLYGPLSNGTTTVMFEGVPQYPSWARTGHIVDKHNVTILYTAPTAIRAMMREGDAFVRESDRSSLRILGSVGEPINPEAWNWYYTVVGESRCPVIDTWWQTETGGFMITPLPGATDLKPGSATRPFFGVQPAIVDADGKELEGEAEGNLVIKDSWPGQMRTIWGDPERFIEAYFSTYPGTYFTGDGARRDKDGYYWITGRVDDVLNVSGHRLGTAEIESALVAHESVAEAAVVGMPHDIKGQGICAFVTLQADVASSDQLRGELVSWVRKILGPVATPDALHWAPALPKTRSGKIMRRILRKIAADELDSLGDTSTLAEPQVVDHLIAEVQRNKV